One region of Hoeflea sp. 108 genomic DNA includes:
- a CDS encoding serine hydrolase domain-containing protein, translating into MDLKTREIDMDLTEELDRYLQAEVESSQVPGLGVAVVREGEIVHLAGYGLANVENRVPVTPDTVFHSGSTGKMFTSASVMFLLQDGRIKLDDPLNRYIPEGPESWAGITIRNLLSMMAGFGNFDIVFASGVGGEGGAVPLNLWQDHSDEQLIDLARRSPFMFRPGEGYRYSNTGYILVGLVVARIAGKPYYELLRERLFEPIGMATAREASWFDIVPNRAAGHCIRDGSLENRYWAAPTLQRTGDGGLYFSPRDIAHWLLELDSPTVLYPDSVALMSEPVLMKNGQPSFNNYALGWQNSAIRGHRKIRHGGTWDGFRAEIARFPERKLSVCVLANTDEAQVARIGQKIAGIVDPALAPYEPIADGNEAVTRRDHELLQAIVDRRAPREGFADEAWRLWSNGWFEQIAASGVAVAGVPLELTDQEGDGGRRYRLEMGGYHLHWTISRDTEGRVSDMRFHME; encoded by the coding sequence ATGGACTTGAAAACCAGGGAAATCGACATGGACCTGACTGAAGAACTCGACCGGTATCTCCAGGCAGAGGTGGAGAGCAGCCAGGTTCCGGGCCTTGGCGTTGCTGTCGTTCGCGAGGGCGAGATCGTCCACCTTGCTGGCTATGGCCTTGCCAATGTCGAGAACCGGGTGCCGGTGACACCTGATACCGTTTTCCACTCCGGCTCGACCGGCAAGATGTTTACCTCGGCGTCGGTGATGTTCCTGCTGCAGGACGGACGCATCAAGCTCGACGACCCGCTGAACCGCTACATTCCCGAGGGGCCGGAGAGCTGGGCTGGCATCACTATCCGTAATCTGTTGTCGATGATGGCCGGCTTCGGCAATTTCGACATCGTCTTTGCATCCGGGGTTGGCGGGGAGGGCGGTGCCGTGCCGCTCAATTTGTGGCAGGACCACAGCGATGAGCAGCTGATCGACCTGGCGCGCCGTTCGCCGTTCATGTTCCGGCCGGGCGAGGGCTATCGGTACAGCAATACCGGTTACATCCTGGTCGGGCTCGTCGTCGCGCGCATCGCGGGCAAACCTTATTACGAGCTGCTTCGCGAACGGCTGTTCGAGCCGATCGGTATGGCGACAGCGCGCGAGGCGTCGTGGTTCGACATCGTGCCGAACCGTGCTGCCGGCCACTGCATACGCGACGGCAGTTTGGAGAACCGCTACTGGGCCGCGCCTACGCTGCAGCGCACCGGCGACGGCGGGCTCTATTTCTCGCCGCGCGACATTGCCCATTGGTTGCTAGAGCTGGACAGCCCGACGGTGCTGTATCCCGATAGTGTCGCGCTGATGTCCGAGCCGGTGCTGATGAAGAACGGCCAGCCGTCGTTCAACAACTATGCCTTGGGCTGGCAGAATTCCGCGATCCGCGGCCATCGCAAGATCCGCCATGGCGGGACCTGGGACGGGTTCCGCGCCGAGATCGCGCGTTTTCCTGAGCGCAAGCTGTCGGTCTGCGTGCTCGCCAACACGGATGAGGCCCAGGTCGCCCGGATCGGCCAGAAGATCGCCGGGATCGTCGATCCGGCGCTGGCGCCGTATGAGCCGATTGCGGACGGCAACGAAGCTGTGACCAGACGCGACCACGAGTTGCTGCAGGCCATCGTCGATCGCCGCGCGCCGCGCGAAGGCTTTGCGGATGAAGCCTGGCGCCTTTGGAGCAATGGCTGGTTCGAGCAGATCGCCGCAAGCGGTGTGGCGGTGGCCGGCGTGCCGCTCGAGCTGACCGATCAGGAAGGCGACGGCGGCAGGCGCTACCGGCTGGAGATGGGCGGTTACCATCTGCATTGGACGATCAGCCGCGACACCGAGGGCCGGGTGAGCGATATGCGCTTCCACATGGAGTAA
- a CDS encoding ABC transporter ATP-binding protein — protein sequence MSDLLTVTGLSRRFADGGLFRKRKVFHAVSDVSFSLKRGQILGVVGESGCGKSTLARLVLRLINASEGQVTFDGVDMGALSRGDLRRLRQRMQLVFQDPYSAIDPRYSVRDALLEPFKVQGVKLQAADETVASLLDMVGLNTSLAGSYPHQLSGGQKQRVGIARALALNPSLVVLDEPTASLDVSVQAQIVSLLERLRRELGLTYLFISHDLGLVRYFCDQVLVMYLGRVVEVMPSDAEPSHPYTRALLDSTFEPDPRQRRTITRLSGEVPSGYDLPSGCAFANRCPRVSELCRRVLPPLAMQGNGQQVACHHPLAPELDEGAERRSVA from the coding sequence ATGAGCGATCTTCTTACCGTCACTGGTCTCAGCCGCCGTTTTGCCGATGGCGGGCTGTTTCGCAAACGTAAGGTGTTCCACGCCGTCAGCGATGTCTCGTTCAGCCTGAAACGCGGCCAGATCCTCGGTGTCGTCGGTGAGTCCGGATGCGGCAAGTCCACGTTGGCGCGGCTTGTGCTGCGCCTGATCAACGCCAGCGAAGGACAGGTCACGTTCGACGGCGTGGACATGGGCGCACTGTCGCGCGGCGACTTGCGCCGCCTGCGACAGCGCATGCAGCTGGTCTTCCAGGACCCATATTCGGCAATCGACCCGCGTTATTCGGTCCGGGACGCGTTGCTCGAGCCGTTCAAGGTGCAGGGGGTGAAGCTCCAGGCGGCCGACGAGACAGTGGCATCGCTGCTCGACATGGTCGGGCTGAACACCTCGCTCGCCGGGAGCTATCCGCATCAATTGTCTGGCGGCCAGAAACAGCGCGTCGGCATCGCGCGGGCGCTAGCGCTCAATCCGTCGCTGGTGGTGCTCGACGAGCCGACTGCGTCGCTCGATGTTTCGGTGCAGGCGCAGATCGTTTCACTGCTGGAGCGGCTGCGGCGAGAGCTTGGGCTGACATATCTCTTCATCTCGCACGATCTCGGACTGGTTCGCTATTTCTGTGACCAGGTGCTTGTCATGTATCTCGGCCGCGTCGTCGAGGTCATGCCAAGCGATGCCGAGCCCAGCCATCCCTATACGCGAGCGCTGCTCGACAGCACGTTCGAGCCCGATCCGCGCCAGCGCCGCACCATCACCCGCCTCTCTGGCGAGGTCCCGAGCGGCTACGACCTGCCGTCCGGCTGCGCCTTCGCCAACCGTTGCCCGCGAGTTTCCGAGCTGTGCCGGCGCGTCCTGCCGCCGCTGGCGATGCAGGGCAATGGCCAGCAGGTCGCCTGCCATCATCCGCTCGCGCCTGAGCTCGATGAGGGCGCAGAACGCAGGTCGGTGGCGTGA